In one window of Hyla sarda isolate aHylSar1 chromosome 1, aHylSar1.hap1, whole genome shotgun sequence DNA:
- the TMEM252 gene encoding transmembrane protein 252, translated as MKIRTSVYTVLRFSLLIIGFALVCLGAFYVSSSYSCNCRSETIVAYTLMPLGFVLLLIGIFWSTYYEANHKSLFQNVIRHIHSQQQVHIETVDRPDYYPPSYDSVIQDMTQNSTTTCHINMDTISFNIPPPLYTESALEIVDETYISEEPPPSYEVSVQATTSRSTAVAEGLQEAESLNNVEAND; from the exons ATGAAGATAAGGACTAGTGTATACACAGTGCTCCGCTTCTCCCTCCTTATCATTGGCTTTGCTCTGGTGTGCCTGGGAGCCTTCTATGTGTCCTCAAGCTACTCTTGTAACTGTCGAAGCGAGACCATTGTGGCATATACCCTAATGCCTTTAGGATTTGTTCTTCTTTTGATTGGGATTTTTTGGAGCACATATTATGAGGCTAACCACAAAAGTCTGTTCCAAAATGTCATTAGACATATTCATAGCCAACAACAAGTCCATATTGAGACTGTAGACAG GCCTGATTATTACCCTCCGTCATATGACAGTGTGATACAGGACATGACTCAGAATTCTACCACTACCTGTCACATCAATATGGACACAATAAGCTTCAACATCCCTcctcctctgtacactgagtctGCCCTGGAAATTGTGGATGAAACGTATATAAGCGAAGAGCCTCCTCCCTCTTATGAAGTTTCTGTGCAAGCGACCACCTCAAGATCAACAGCCGTTGCAGAAGGTTTACAGGAGGCTGAAAGTCTTAATAATGTGGAGGCAAATGACTGA